One segment of Alistipes finegoldii DSM 17242 DNA contains the following:
- a CDS encoding DUF3408 domain-containing protein — protein MYYDLFSEPHLFGIPPLTALLLASIFIRRLPAFSLRQAAMTTSSLLQPAVATKTPAIRIPSAAACLKTMTKAASSGQGIAGTAHVKPGGAVAKAPKSRRRRTAVPDFEQTFMNLMEIRQRAALYVSIGTKRKILEVVKKIGGEYMTATSYVENILRQHLELYKDDINRIHKEQNTKELL, from the coding sequence GTGTATTACGATCTTTTTTCCGAGCCGCACCTATTCGGTATTCCGCCCCTCACGGCACTGCTTCTTGCATCAATTTTTATTCGGAGGCTTCCGGCTTTTTCCTTACGGCAAGCTGCCATGACAACCTCATCCCTTCTCCAGCCTGCGGTCGCAACGAAAACACCTGCCATTAGGATTCCTTCGGCGGCAGCCTGTCTTAAAACCATGACGAAAGCAGCCTCCTCCGGGCAGGGCATTGCCGGCACTGCGCATGTAAAACCCGGCGGTGCGGTGGCAAAGGCGCCGAAATCCCGGCGTCGGAGGACTGCCGTCCCCGATTTCGAACAGACCTTTATGAACTTAATGGAGATCAGGCAGCGTGCAGCACTCTATGTCAGCATCGGAACCAAACGTAAAATTCTGGAAGTCGTAAAGAAAATCGGCGGGGAGTATATGACCGCAACTTCTTATGTCGAGAATATCCTGCGGCAGCATCTCGAATTGTATAAAGACGATATCAACCGCATTCACAAAGAGCAAAACACAAAAGAACTTTTATAA
- a CDS encoding DUF4134 domain-containing protein has translation MKKRAIFMIFSLCSALACFAQGNGMAGISEATNMVTSYFDPLTKLIFAVAAILGLVGGVRVYSKFSSGDPDASKSATALFLSCVFLVIVGTVLRSFFL, from the coding sequence ATGAAAAAAAGAGCAATTTTCATGATTTTCTCCCTGTGCTCCGCACTCGCCTGCTTTGCACAGGGCAACGGCATGGCCGGCATCAGCGAGGCCACGAACATGGTAACGTCCTATTTCGACCCGCTAACGAAACTGATCTTCGCCGTCGCGGCAATCCTCGGACTGGTCGGCGGCGTGCGCGTCTACTCGAAATTCTCGTCGGGTGACCCGGACGCTTCGAAATCCGCCACGGCGCTGTTTCTCTCATGCGTCTTTCTGGTGATCGTCGGTACGGTCTTACGTTCGTTCTTCCTCTAA
- the mobB gene encoding conjugal transfer protein MobB: MVANIRSGSSPGGALRYNKEKVDKDEAEVLLWQKMLEPFDKHGRLDIDACMDSFWPYLEANRRTTNTVFHASLNPSPEDRLTDEQLREIANEYMQKMGYGDQPYIVFKHKDIDRQHLHIVSLRVDEKGCKLPHDFEARRSAEITRDLEHKYNLHPAVKGQEQRDTPDLRKVNYKAGNVKQQISSVVRLCLRNYKCSSYGEFRTLLELFNVSVEERTGTIEGRNYAGIVYGAMTDDGYGTGTPFKSSKIGKDVGYNALQTYYAKSKEKLKAPGALDHLRHTVKDAMSSHNTRDEFRQLLKVDGIDTVFRINPVGRIYGVTFIDHTNGIVANGSVLGKEFSARVFNELFPTSQKEDQHAERQYEQRSRTANPVSGVVDTLLDLADARAYEEQQRIQRRRRKKQRF; this comes from the coding sequence GTGGTTGCGAATATAAGATCGGGCTCCTCGCCCGGTGGGGCTTTGCGCTATAACAAGGAGAAAGTGGATAAGGATGAAGCCGAGGTGCTGCTTTGGCAGAAGATGCTCGAACCGTTCGATAAACACGGACGACTGGATATCGATGCCTGCATGGATAGTTTCTGGCCCTACCTCGAAGCCAACCGCAGAACGACCAATACGGTCTTCCATGCTTCGCTGAACCCTTCACCGGAAGACAGGCTGACAGACGAACAGTTGCGGGAAATCGCAAATGAATACATGCAGAAGATGGGTTACGGAGATCAGCCCTATATCGTCTTCAAACATAAGGACATTGATCGGCAGCACCTCCACATCGTATCGTTGCGCGTCGATGAGAAAGGCTGTAAACTACCACACGATTTCGAAGCCCGTCGTTCTGCGGAAATTACCCGCGATTTGGAACATAAGTACAACCTCCATCCGGCGGTCAAAGGTCAGGAACAGAGGGACACTCCCGATCTTCGGAAAGTAAATTATAAGGCGGGAAACGTCAAACAACAGATCTCATCCGTCGTCAGGTTGTGCCTGCGGAATTATAAATGCTCGTCCTACGGCGAGTTCCGCACGCTGCTGGAACTGTTCAACGTCTCAGTCGAGGAACGTACGGGAACGATCGAAGGCAGAAATTATGCGGGTATTGTCTACGGAGCCATGACCGACGACGGCTATGGAACGGGTACGCCCTTCAAGTCGAGTAAAATAGGGAAAGACGTAGGTTATAATGCCCTGCAAACGTATTATGCAAAATCAAAGGAAAAACTGAAAGCACCGGGAGCGCTCGACCATTTGCGCCATACGGTCAAAGATGCCATGAGTTCGCACAATACACGGGACGAGTTCCGGCAACTGTTGAAGGTGGACGGTATCGACACTGTATTCCGTATCAACCCCGTGGGCAGAATCTACGGCGTAACGTTTATCGACCACACCAATGGCATTGTCGCCAACGGTTCGGTGCTGGGAAAAGAATTCTCGGCCCGTGTTTTCAACGAGCTGTTCCCGACCTCCCAAAAAGAAGATCAACACGCGGAACGCCAATACGAACAACGAAGCCGCACGGCAAATCCTGTCTCAGGAGTTGTCGACACGCTGTTGGACTTGGCCGATGCGCGGGCTTATGAAGAACAGCAAAGAATCCAGCGACGGCGGCGAAAGAAACAGCGGTTTTGA
- a CDS encoding putative transporter, producing the protein MELLERLLFGSESLWGGGVAHSVLVLALVVAFGIVLGKVKVAGVSLGVTGILFVGIAFSYFGMNIDQHLMHFLKEFGLILFVYSIGLQVGPGFFSSFRKGGITLNKLAVLVVALGIVTTVALYYVTGLPMTTMVGVMSGAVTNTPGLGAAQQAFSDMHAGADAPDIAMGYALAYPLGVVGAILTLLALRCLLRIDVRQEEEAAGLGTDVLKDLTTRRISVEVCNPAIEGKSISGIRHLALRDFVVSRICRPGGAPELADAATTLRCGDRILLVAAPKDVEALVALLGREVDAEQMIQDPKMISRRILITKPELNGKTLAELRVRSSSGVTITRINRSGIDLVAAGNLQLQLGDRVTVVGSELSVAHAERLFGNSLKRLNHPNLIPIFIGIALGVVLGSISFWIPGVPQPVKLGLAGGPLIVAILIGRYGPHYRLITYTTMSANLMLREVGISLFLAGVGLGAGEDFVPTLVAGGYVWIAYGAVITVVPLLLAGIFGRYRYKLNYYTLIGVLSGASTNPSALAYSTEQTTSDAPSVGYATVYPLSMFLRVLAAQLLILIFR; encoded by the coding sequence ATGGAATTGCTCGAAAGGTTGTTGTTTGGTTCCGAGTCGCTTTGGGGAGGCGGTGTGGCTCATTCGGTGCTGGTGCTGGCGTTGGTCGTCGCCTTCGGCATTGTTCTGGGCAAGGTGAAGGTTGCCGGAGTGTCGCTGGGCGTAACGGGCATTCTGTTCGTCGGCATTGCCTTCAGTTATTTCGGCATGAACATCGACCAACATCTGATGCACTTCCTCAAAGAGTTCGGCCTGATTCTCTTCGTCTATTCTATCGGTTTGCAGGTCGGACCGGGATTTTTCTCCTCCTTCCGCAAGGGCGGCATCACGCTCAACAAACTGGCTGTGCTGGTTGTGGCACTCGGCATCGTTACGACGGTTGCCCTCTATTATGTCACCGGACTTCCCATGACGACGATGGTCGGCGTGATGTCGGGCGCCGTTACGAATACGCCCGGTCTGGGCGCCGCGCAGCAGGCTTTCAGCGACATGCATGCCGGGGCCGATGCGCCTGATATCGCAATGGGTTATGCGCTGGCTTATCCGCTCGGTGTCGTCGGAGCCATCCTGACCCTGCTGGCACTGCGCTGCCTGCTGCGCATCGACGTGCGGCAGGAGGAAGAGGCGGCCGGGCTGGGCACGGACGTTCTGAAAGACCTGACGACCCGGCGGATCTCCGTCGAAGTCTGCAATCCGGCCATCGAGGGCAAAAGCATCTCCGGAATACGGCATCTGGCCCTGCGCGACTTCGTTGTGTCGCGCATCTGCCGTCCGGGCGGAGCTCCCGAACTGGCCGACGCTGCGACGACGCTCCGCTGCGGCGACCGGATTTTGCTCGTGGCGGCGCCCAAGGATGTCGAGGCGCTGGTCGCTCTGCTCGGCCGCGAAGTGGACGCCGAGCAGATGATACAGGACCCGAAGATGATCTCGCGGCGCATCCTGATCACCAAACCCGAGCTGAACGGCAAGACGCTCGCCGAACTGCGCGTCCGCTCGTCGAGCGGCGTCACCATCACGCGCATCAACCGTTCGGGCATCGACCTGGTGGCGGCGGGGAACTTGCAGTTGCAGCTGGGCGACCGGGTGACGGTCGTGGGCTCCGAACTGTCGGTGGCCCATGCCGAACGGCTTTTCGGCAACTCGCTCAAACGGCTCAACCATCCCAATCTGATCCCCATTTTCATCGGCATTGCGTTGGGTGTCGTCCTGGGCAGCATTTCGTTCTGGATTCCGGGGGTGCCCCAGCCCGTGAAACTGGGGCTGGCCGGCGGTCCGCTGATCGTCGCCATCCTGATCGGCCGCTACGGGCCGCATTACCGGCTCATCACCTACACGACGATGTCGGCCAATCTGATGCTGCGCGAAGTGGGCATTTCGCTCTTCCTCGCGGGCGTGGGGCTGGGTGCGGGCGAGGATTTCGTGCCGACGCTCGTCGCGGGCGGATATGTCTGGATCGCCTACGGCGCCGTGATCACGGTCGTGCCGCTGCTGCTGGCGGGCATTTTCGGACGCTATCGCTACAAACTCAACTACTATACGCTGATCGGCGTGCTTTCGGGCGCCTCGACCAATCCGTCGGCGCTGGCCTATTCGACCGAACAGACCACCTCCGACGCCCCTTCGGTGGGATATGCCACGGTCTACCCGTTGTCGATGTTCCTGCGGGTGTTGGCGGCTCAGCTTTTAATTTTGATTTTCAGATAA
- a CDS encoding ParA family protein — protein sequence MMEPVNISICNQKGGIGKSTFTVLLASYLHYTLGHDVLVVDCDYPQWSIHAQRERELAVVEHSDYYKLMMVRQFKATGRKLWPLLKCMPPEAPEEVERIRQNGYLPRVILYDLPGTVNAGGVIRILSSLDAVFIPLKADKLVMESSLTFARGIEHGFVQDKDTSLQAAHLFWTMIDRRERTPLYDQYEAIIHKLGLSLMATHVPFRSKFNKELLPDGSGICRSTLLAPERIFAREAQIEALAAEILEILKIR from the coding sequence ATGATGGAACCTGTAAACATTTCAATCTGCAATCAGAAAGGCGGCATCGGAAAATCCACATTCACGGTATTGCTGGCCAGCTACCTGCATTACACTTTGGGGCATGACGTTCTTGTCGTGGACTGCGACTATCCGCAATGGTCGATCCATGCCCAGCGCGAACGCGAACTGGCAGTCGTGGAGCACAGCGACTACTACAAGCTGATGATGGTACGCCAGTTCAAGGCTACGGGTCGGAAATTGTGGCCCTTGCTGAAGTGTATGCCTCCCGAGGCTCCCGAAGAGGTGGAGCGCATCCGGCAAAACGGTTATCTGCCGCGCGTAATTCTCTACGACCTGCCGGGAACCGTAAATGCCGGGGGCGTGATCCGGATACTTTCCTCCTTAGATGCCGTCTTCATTCCTTTGAAGGCCGACAAACTCGTCATGGAGAGTTCCCTTACGTTCGCACGGGGAATAGAGCATGGATTCGTTCAGGACAAGGACACCTCATTGCAGGCCGCCCATCTTTTCTGGACGATGATCGACCGTCGGGAGCGTACTCCTCTTTACGATCAGTATGAGGCGATCATTCATAAACTCGGATTGTCGCTCATGGCGACGCATGTTCCCTTCCGTTCGAAATTCAACAAGGAACTGCTGCCCGACGGCTCGGGTATCTGTCGTTCGACACTTCTGGCTCCGGAGCGCATCTTCGCCCGCGAAGCGCAGATCGAGGCACTGGCGGCAGAAATCCTCGAAATCCTTAAAATACGATAA
- a CDS encoding helix-turn-helix transcriptional regulator, whose protein sequence is MCILLRGYHAPEELYALLHYVVGYNDNFKDFIFQHYRDVCDVRGFAALANMSVRSFQRKFKAEFKRSVHEWLNERRAEHIFHEIRNTDKCIAEIAADYGFATPSYFTTFCKQYFGQTPTRLRRRSELLHADSWGGRLSVAGPSVMDRTREVADTYRTSKDD, encoded by the coding sequence TTGTGTATTCTTCTTCGCGGCTACCACGCGCCGGAAGAGTTGTACGCCCTGTTGCATTATGTCGTGGGCTATAACGACAACTTCAAGGATTTCATCTTCCAGCATTACCGCGATGTCTGCGACGTGAGGGGCTTTGCGGCCCTCGCGAACATGAGCGTGCGCAGTTTCCAACGCAAGTTCAAGGCCGAATTCAAACGCTCGGTGCACGAGTGGCTCAACGAGCGCCGTGCCGAGCATATCTTTCACGAGATTCGCAATACGGATAAGTGCATCGCCGAGATCGCTGCGGACTACGGGTTTGCTACGCCTTCCTACTTTACCACTTTCTGCAAACAATACTTCGGACAGACGCCTACGCGGCTTCGTCGCCGTTCGGAGCTCTTGCATGCCGATTCTTGGGGCGGGCGTCTCTCCGTCGCCGGACCGTCCGTAATGGATCGGACCCGTGAGGTGGCCGACACGTATCGAACCTCCAAGGATGATTGA
- a CDS encoding DUF3408 domain-containing protein, with the protein MAKKPKIEVDEDLMRQMIAGQAPLTSKVVRRIPDDEPEDTHDAPRETSDAEEQSPPSDDGSESRHRRMIPAPDYERTFLAPANFDNRASLYVGTATKRKLLEIFKRIGGERLTATAYIDNILRYHIEVFREEINRIYKKRNPKNIV; encoded by the coding sequence ATGGCCAAGAAACCGAAAATCGAAGTCGACGAAGACCTCATGCGCCAGATGATCGCCGGGCAGGCGCCTCTTACCTCGAAAGTCGTCCGGCGAATCCCCGACGACGAACCTGAAGATACTCACGATGCGCCCCGGGAGACCTCGGATGCAGAAGAACAATCGCCACCTTCGGACGACGGGTCTGAATCCCGGCATCGGCGAATGATCCCCGCACCCGATTACGAACGGACTTTTCTCGCTCCGGCAAACTTTGACAACAGGGCCTCGCTGTATGTCGGTACGGCAACCAAGCGCAAACTTCTGGAAATATTCAAAAGAATCGGCGGGGAGCGTCTGACCGCAACAGCCTATATAGACAATATTCTGCGGTATCATATCGAAGTTTTCCGCGAAGAGATAAACCGCATTTACAAAAAACGCAATCCCAAAAATATCGTTTAA